The genomic interval ACATTCCGTATAAACTGTTTACAGATCTTTCAGAAAAATCTGTACTCGCAATCACGTTTCCTTTTGTATTATTTAAACTATACAATTCAGGAACAATAATACCATCTGTAGCATTGTATTCTTGTTGGTATTTATGATATTCTGATGAAGCTCCTGCGTTAACACCTAAAGAAAATTTATCTGTAATTTCTTTATTATAGGTAGCTAATACATTATAATCTACATCCACAGAATTGGTATTCCATGTTTTGTAATCTCCATCTCTTGGGTCTCCGTAATTCAAATAAGACTTCGGACTTTCTCTGTTTTCAAACCGATCTTTCATCACAGCAGACCCCATTGCCTGAACACTAAAATCATCAGAAATTTGATAATTTAATTTCAACTGTCCATTTAAAACATTAGAATCATATCGCTGATTTAATTCATTAGCAGCAAAATACACGTTGTTATACCAAGCATAATTAAAGTTTGCTTGTCTATATCCTTCCTGACCAGGAATATATCTGTGCTCATTCAATTCTTGACCATTTACATCATCTCCCATCCAAATTAAGATAGTGTACATATGATTTTTTGGTCCGTAACCATGTCTAGGATAATTCGGCGAGAATACTTTGTTATACGCCAACTTGCTATCCAACGTTAACTTCTCTGATAATTTTGTTGTTGAATTAAAAGTTAATCCACCTGTTTTTAAATTGGTATTTGGCACTCTACCTGTATGCGATTTGTAGTTACCAGATAATCTATAAGAACCATTTTTAGAAGAATTTACTACAGAAAAAGAAGTAGTATTGATAACTCCTGTTCTTAGAAAGTCTTTTAAATTATTATGATATTCCCAATCAATAGGCACTCTAGAATAACGAGACTTATCATCATATTTTGTTCCGCTTACATCTCCCCACCAAGGAGTAACATCACCAGAAATATTGTCTTTAATAGGACTATTCCATTGTGCTATTTTTACTCCAGGCTCAAATTTTGGTCCCCAAATCATATCTCCATCAGAAATACCACCATCTTGTCCGTCCCAAAATTCATATTGTCCGTTAGAACCATTTCCGTATTCTGTTTGTGTTTCTGGAAAAACCGTAAAACCAGCACTTACCATGGTATTATGAGAAACTGTAATTTCTAATCCGTCAGATTTCTGACCTTTAGAAGTTGTAATTTGTATCGCTCCATTTCCTCCTCTATATCCGTATAAAGCAGAAGCAGAAGTTCCTTTTAAAACCGTAATATCAACAATATCATCCGGAGAAATATCATAAAAATCTGTACTTACAGGAATTCCGTCTACTACAATTAAAGGTGATTTCCCTCTTAACGTAAATGAAGGTGATTGAAATAACCCTGTTGGATTACTAACCGTTAAACCTGCAACTTTACCAGTAATTAAACCTGCAGCATTTGGCGCAACAACTTCTTTAATAGTAGAAGCATCTACTCGTTGAGTTGCGTAACCGACTTTTTTCTGTTCTCTTTTAATACCTAAAGCCGTTACAATAACTTCGCTTAGTGCATTAACTTCTGGTAACATTGTAATAGTAATATTGTTTCTATTTCCAATAACAATATCTTGACTTTGGTACCCTAGAAATTCAACTCTTATAATACTTGTTGCATCTTTAAACTCTATTTTAAAATTCCCATCAAAGTCGGATGTAGTCCATTTATTACCATTAACTATATGAACACTTGCTTCTGGTAACAAAGCACCTGTTTCATCTATTATTTTCCCTGTTAAGACTTGCTGAGAAAAAGCAGCTGTCCCAAGAAAAAGTGACATTAAAATTAAAAATTTACTTAAAAATTTGTGTTTCATTTTGTAGTTAGTTTAGTTTAATACTCTAGCTACAAAGCAAAAAATATTAAGTTAAATCAACCTAAAATGAACGTTAGTATATTGCAACCAAAACAAAAAAACAGGATAAGATTATGTTACCTAGAGTTGGTTTATTGAGCTTATATTAACATTAATTTAAGAAACATCGAGATAAAAAAAACCTTAAGAATACACTAAAGGCTAATTAATTTTTAATTTATCAGATTCTACAACACCTTTGTTATAAAGCATTTAAAACCCTAGTTTAAGAAAATATTCACTTATTTTCATTGGGTTTTTATCTTAGTAAATACTACAAATATTTACCCTATAAAAAAGCTTTCGCTAATCTTACAACAAAGAAGGCAAATACCTAGAACCACAATATTAAAAAACTGTATAAATGAAAAATCCCCACCATAAACATGGTAGGGATTTTTAAAAATATTTTGAGAACACAACAGTGTCTCTTCCTTTCAGGAAGAATAGGATGGGCTTCTTTTACTTAGCCACATTCACCGCTCTTGTTTCTCTAATAACAGTTACTTTTACTTGACCTGGGTATGTCATATCATTTTGTATTTTCTGAGAAATACTAAAAGATAATTCAGCAGCTTTAGTATCATTTACTTTACCACTTTCTACCATTACACGTAATTCACGTCCTGCTTGAATAGCATATGCTTTTTGAACACCTGGAAAACCAAATGCAATATTTTCTAAATCTTTTAAACGCTGAATGTAAGAATCTAAAACCTGACGTCTTGCTCCTGGTCTTGCTCCTGAAATAGCATCACAAACTTGTACGATTGGCGCTATTAACGTTTTCATTTCAATTTCATCGTGGTGAGCACCAATTGCATTACAAACATCTGGTTTTTCTCCATACTTTTCAGCCCATTCCATACCTAACAATGCGTGTGGAAGTTCGCTTTCTGTATCTGGCACTTTACCAATATCATGTAATAAACCTGCACGTTTTGCAACTTTTGCATTTAAGCCCATTTCCGAAGCCATAATACCACAAAGATTTGCTACTTCACGCGAGTGTTGTAATAAATTCTGACCATAAGAAGAACGATATTTCATTCTACCTACTGTTTTAATCAATTCTGGATGCAATCCGTGAATACCTAATTCTATTACAGTTCTTTTACCAACTTCAATAATTTCTTGGGTAATTTGATTCTCCGTCTTTTTAACAACCTCTTCAATTCTTGCAGGGTGAATTCTACCATCGGTTACCAACTTGTGCATAGACAATCTTGCAATCTCTCTACGAACAGGATCAAAACAAGAAAGAATAATTGCTTCCGGAGTATCATCAACAATAATTTCTACACCTGTAGCAGCTTCTAAAGCTCTAATATTACGTCCTTCTCTACCAATAATTCTACCTTTAACATCATCAGACTCTAAGTTAAATACAGACACACAGTTTTCTACTGCTTGCTCTACACCTACCCTTTGTATGGTTCCTAAAACTACTTTTCTAGCTTCTTGTTCTGCAGTTAATTTCGCCTCTTCAATAGAAGTTTGTACAAAAGCCATTGCTTCTGTTTTTGCTTCATCTTTTAAAGAAGTAATCAATTCCTTTTTAGCATCTTCTGCCGATAAACCAGAAATTTGCTCTAGCATATCTACATGACGCTTGTGCATTTTTTCTAATTCTGATTCTTTATTTTCTAAAAAGTCTAATTTTTTATTAAACTCTCCTTCTTTGTGTTCTAAAGATTTATTTAATCTTTTATTTTTATCTACTTCAGAGGCTACTTGAGATTCTCTATCTCTAATACGTTTCTCTACATCAGAAATCTTTTTCTCTCTAGTAAGAATTACTTTTTCATGCTCAGCCTTTAATTCAATAAACTTTTCCTTTGCCTGTAGTATCTTTTCTTTTTTTACAGAATCGGCATCTATCTTAGCTTCTTTTAAGATTGTTGCGGCCTCTTTTCTAGTGCCACTAAGTATTTTTTTTCCTTTTGCTTTTTCCATCGCTTTAGCGATCAAAAATCCACCTGCAATTCCTATCAAAACTCCCACAATAATGGGAAGTATCATTCCATCCATAATTTAAATTTAATATATAAAAAAAGCCTACATTAGTGAGGTTTTTTAAACTCCAAATATGGTTACTTATAGGACTAACTAACTGTTCAAGGATCCATTCTAGATGGCTTGCTTTAGTAGTTAAGACTCATCCTTCATAATTGAATCGTGTTGAGTTTAATAAACAATGTACTAACGTAGGCAGTGTGTTGTTAATGTATATTTTAAAGAACTTATTTTAAATGAGAATCAACCAAATTAGTCAACTCTTTTATTTTATCTACTACTTCTCTATCTGTAGAATCCTTTTCTAATGAAGTTATTTCTGCTTTAGAAGCAAACTGTAACGCACACATCGCTAAAACATCTTGTTTATCGCTTACTGCGTAATTTTCTTCATACATAGAAATTAATTTATTAATAGCAGTTGCGGCTTTTCTCATGCCTTCTTCCTCTTTAGTGTTGTTCACACTTAAAGGGTAAGTTCTACCTGCTATAACAATATTAATTTTAAGTTTTCCCACAATTTAATGAACTTTATTTGTGTAACTGTATGATACACTTGTCGATTTCTCGAATTAAAGTATTTATTTTGAGTTTTGTATCTCTTGTATTTGTTCCACTGCCGTCTATAGTTTTGGCAACCTTAAGCAATTCATACTCTTTTTTCTGTGCTGCTAATAATTGCTCTCTTTCTTTTAATTGATGTTGTAATTTACTGGTATTCTGAAGCAGAATTTCATTTTCATTCTTCAAAAATTCATAATTTGACAATAAGCTTTCTAACTTATCTTCCAGTAAATGAATTGCTTCAATTGTATTACCCATCTATATTATTAAGAATAAAACTATAGCTACAAAGTTAACATTCTGTTTTAAACTTTACAACATTTTGTTGCTTATTTTATCTAACATCTACTAAAAGCCTAAAATGCTTCAGTTAACTTTATGAAATTCAAATTGTTTAGACATAAATTATTACATGAAAGTTACATTTAGAAAGTTGAATTATAAATAAAAAACATTTTTGTATGATAAAAGATTTATGCCCACTTCTCTTTTAGAATCAAAAACAAAAACCTGTCTCTAACACGCTAACAAACAAATGTAAATTAGAATAAAAATCGCTCTCTTTTATCTCAATATTTTATTTAAACAATCTTTTAAAATATAACAATACCTATAACATTAAATTTAGAGCGTCTTGTTTCTTGTCTCTTTTTGCATAACAGTCTTACGTCTTTTAACTATCACAAATAACGTATTTTATTAAAAACTAGAGACGAACTCTTTAACCCAAAAATGATTTTCCCTATTTTTGCAGAAAACATTTTCATTTTGAGACAAACTCTATTGCTATTTACATTTTTATGCACTTTTTTTAGTTATTCCCAAGAAAAGTATCCCAAAGACTATTTTAGAAATCCCTTAGGCATTCCTACTATTTTATCAGGTACTTTTGGTGAATTAAGAAGTAATCACTTTCATTCTGGAGTAGATATAAAAACCCAAGGAAGAGAAGGCTTAAAAATATATGCAGCTGCAGAAGGTTATATTTCTAGAATAAAAGTTGCCCAATATGGTTTTGGAAAAGCAATTTATATTACGCACCCAAACGGTTTTACAACTGTGTATGCCCACATCAGTAAATATGCTGATAAAATACAAGAATATGTAAAAGCGATACAATACAAAAAGGAAAATTATGAAACCGGTAATTTATTTTTAAAACAAGATCAATTTCCTATAAAAAAAGGAGAAATCATTGCTTTTTCTGGTGATACTGGTAGTTCTGGTGGACCTCATCTACACTTCGAAATAAGAGATACAAGCACAGAAAACATCATCAATCCTTTGTTTTTTGGGTTGAAACCTATTGATACAAATCCACCTACTTTTTTAGCATTAAAAGTGTATCCATTAGACCAGAATGCTCGAATTAACAATAAAAATAGAAGTACGGTTATATCTCTAAAAAGTATAGAAAAAGGAAAATATAAAGTGGATAAAATTGCTGCTTCTGGACATATTGGTTTTAGTGTAAATGTTTTTGACCAGTTAGACAAAGCATCCAATAAAAACGGAATTTTTAGTTTAGAAATGCTTGTAAATGGAAAACGTTTTTATCATCATGATGTAGAAACATTTTCTTTTGCAGAAAGTAAATTCATCAACTTACATATAGATTATCCGCACTATAAAAAGTACAAGAAAAAATATCAGAAAACTTATAAAGAAGAAGCTAATAAACTATCTACATATAAGGGGTTAATTGATAATGGTATATTAAATATTGAAAATGGATTGAATTACAATATAGAAATTATTGCAAAAGACTATAAAGGAAACACAAGTACCTTAAAAATACCCGTTAGTGGTGTAAAAAACAACACCATTTTTACACAACCAAAAGACACCACTGCCTATAAAATAGTTGCTAAAAACTTTCAGAAGTTTAAAGAAGAAAATGTAACAGTTGCTTTCCCTAAGAACACTTTTTATGAAGATGTCTATTTAGATTTTAAGGTTGATAAAGGCGTTGCTAAAATTCATACTCCTAGTATTCCTTTAGATAAAAGTTTTACATTAACTTTTAATGTTTCTAAATATTCTGAAGCTGAAAAAAAACAACTTTATATAGCGAATGTAGAAAACTCAAAATACCCGTATTACCTAAGCACTCGTAAAAAAGACAGTACCTTTTATACTACCACAAAAACGTTGGGCAAATACGCTTTAGTTTCAGACACTCATAAACCTAAAGCTAGCGTATTGTATTTTAAAAATAACGATTGGATTTCTAAAAGAGAAACTATTAAAGTAAAGATTTCTGATGTTGGTTCTGGAATTAAAAACTTTAGAGCTACCTTAGATGGAGAATGGATTTTAATGGAATACAATCATAAAAAAAGAATATTAACCTATAACTTTAGTGATAAAAAATTGGTTGGTAGCAAACATATCTTTAAAATTGTAGTCTCGGACAATGTTGGGAATACGAATACCCTTTCTACAACGTTCTTTAAAAAACAAGTAAACTAAAACCTACGTGAAAAAAATCTTACTCTTTTTATACTTTCTACCTGTTTTTGCTTTTGCTCAAAAAACCACCATCCTTAAAGGAACGGTTAATGATAAAAACAAACAACCTATTGAACAAGTTTCTATAAAGTATAACAACGTTGGTACCACCACAGATAAAAACGGAAACTATTCTATTCGAATTCCATTTAAAGAAGAAATCACCTTAGTTTTTAGCCATTTATCCTATAGAACTTTTACTAAAAAATATATTGGAAACAGCAGAAATGGTGTCCGTTATTCTGTTGTTCTTTCTTCAAAAACAGAAGAATTAAAAGAAATTATAATTAAAGACAACGTAAGAAATGCCCAAGGTATAAAGAAGATTGATGTTGCAGTTGTTAAAAATGTAATTGGACCTAATGCGGGTGTAGAAAACGTATTAATGACTTTACCCGGTGTTAGTAATAACAACGAACTAAGTACGCAGTACAATGTAAGAGGTGGGAATTTTGATGAAAATTTAGTCTATGTAAACGGAATTGAAATTTACAGACCTTTTTTAATTAGATCTGGCCAACAAGAAGGCTTAAGTTTTATCAACTCGAATATGGTGCAGAATATTAATTTTTCTGCAGGAGGATTTCAAGCAAAATACGGAGATAAGTTATCATCTGTTTTAGATATTACCTACAAAAAACCTACAGAAACTGCCACCACAATAGACGCTAGTTTATTAGGAGCAGGTGTTACATTTGAGGGCCGTTTTTTAAATAATAAATTAAGCACCATTACGGGTGTTAGATATAGAGATAATAGCTTATTTGTAAATAGTAAACAAATTGAAACTAATTTTAGACCACAATTTACAGACGTACAAACCTATTTATCTTATGAGTTTTCAGAAAAATTTACATTAAATTTTTTAGGGAATTTTTCTCTAAACGATTATAATTATCAACCAATTTCTAGAAGAACACGTTTTGGTACCGTTGCAGATCCGTTAGAGTTAATTGTTTTTTATTCTGGTCAAGAGGAAGACAAATATTTAACGGTGTTTGGTGCTTTTTCTGCGGATTATAAGGTGAATGACAACTTTACATTAACAACGACAGTATCTAGATACAACACACAAGAAGAAGAGCATTTTGATATTGCTGCAGCCTATAATTTAGGTGAAGTTGACGCTAATATTGGATCAGAAAATTTTGGTGAAGTAGATTTCTCTCAAGGAATTGGATCTCAATTAAACCATGCTCGTAACGATTTAGATGCCGTAATTACCAATATTCAAATAAAAGGAACGATAAAGAAAGATGATATACAATGGAATTTTGGAGCAAAATATCAAAAAGAAGACATTAGAGATCGTATTAGAGAATGGGAAATGATCGATTCTTTAGGTTTTTCCATAAGGCCTCCGTATCATACTTCTAACAATCAACCGTACGAACCTTTTGAAGGTGAAATCACTCCTTATCAAAACATCAGAAAAGATAATAATGTTGCCATTAATAGACTCTCTGCCTTTGTACAATTTAACCAACGTTCTTTTTGGAGTGAGCATGAAGTTTTTTATAATTTAGGTATTAGAACTCAAAGTTGGTCTGTTACAGGAAACGGAATCGAGTCTAAAAACCAGACAATTATTAGTCCAAGAGGTCAGTTTGCAATAAAACCGAATTGGGACAAGGATATGCTGTTTCGTGTTTCTGGTGGATGGTATTCTCAACCACCTTCTTACAGAGAATTAAGAGATTTTAATGGTGATATTAATGTAGATGTAAAAGCTCAAAAATCAATCCATTTAGTGACAGGAATGGATTATAGTTTTGATATGTGGGATAGACCATTTAAACTAACCACAGAACTGTATTACAAAGATTTATCTGATGTAAACGCCTACTCTATAGACAATGTTAGAATTCGTTATAGAGCAGACAATGTTACAAAAGCGTATGCAACCGGATTGGATGTCCGCTTAAATGGTGAGTTTGTTCCTGGTAGCGAAAGTTGGGTAAGCTTAGGCTATTTAAAAACTGAAGAAAATATTGATAACCAAGGTTATATTCCAAGACCTTCTGACCAACGAATAAAATTCGGAATTCTTTTTCAAGATTATGTTCCTAATTTACCAAACTTAAAAGCATATTTAAACCTGGTGTACAATACAGGTGTTCCTGGCGGCTCTCCTTCCTATGCTGATGTGTATGACTACCAAAGTCGCTTAAGAGATTATAAACGTGCAGATTTAGGAGTTTCTTATATTTTTGTGGATGCTAATAAACAATACGAAACGGGTTGGTTGTCTAAGTTTAAAGAATTATCCGCAGGTTTAGAGCTTTTTAATATGTTTGATATTCAAAACTCAATTACCAACACTTGGGTAAGAGATGTATATTCTAAAACACAATTCGGAATTCCGAATTATATGACGGGTAGAGTTTTAAACTTAAAAGTAGGTATGAAGTTTTAATTCATAAAAAAAGCGGGCTGACATACATCAACTCGCTCATTCAAATTCAAACAAAATTACTTTCACTTTTTCACTATACTTCTAAGACTTCCCTTTTAGGGGCTTCTATAATATTCGTTGTATTTTTATATTTCGATAAAATGCTACTTTAATAAGCAAAAACATGAAACGCTTTTGCATACTGATACAAATCAAAAATAGATTCTAATTCTAATTTTTGTTTTATATTTTTTCTATGCGTACTAACCGTAGTAGGCTCTATAAAAAGTTGTGTTGCAATTTTATTAGTTGTATTTCCATGAACAACCAATTTAAAAATTTGAAGTTCTTTGTTTGTTAATGAATTAAACTTAGATTTATTCAATTTTTTAAAACGCTTTTCTTCTTGTAAATTTTCAGAAAACTTACTAAGCGTAGACAAATCGTGTAAACTTAAATTATAAAAGCTAAGAAAATCTTCTATAAGGTTTATTGGTATTTCTTTATCTTTAATTTGATATTTATTACCAATAATTTTTAATTCATTATAATCATATAATTTTTTAACTTCCATCTTTTTTTCTTTTTCATCAACAAAATTAAGCGGAAGTCATAAAAAAAAACCATACTTTAGTAGGGTATTTAAATTCTATTTGTGAAAATAAAACTAACCCTCCTCCTACTACTGCTCACTTTAAATTCTTTTTCACAAGAGGAATCTTCTTCAATATATCATTCAATTTCCTTTTTTAAACAACCTTCTAAAGACGCTGCTTCTATTACAGAAATTATTAAAAATTATGAATTAGGCAATTTTAAAAAAGAAGAGCAACCTAAAATTTATAAACATTTAGGAGAAAATACTTTATGGAATCACTTTTCATTATTACCAGCAACTTCAACAAAAACAGCATACAAGTACTTTACAATTGCAAACCCATATTTGCCTTATGGAAAAATTTATTTAAAAAAGGGTAATCAAATCGACACACTTTACAAAGTATCTAATAACAAAGAATTTCCGCATAAAAATATTTTTTATAGACACCCTGTTTGGAAAATACCAGTAGATAATAATATAAAAACCGATGTTTTTCTGGAAGTTAAAAACAAGGATACTAGAACAAGAATGTCTTTCTTTTTAGAAACAGAAAATCAATTTTTAAAGCGTGTAGAAACAGAATATTTTTATTTCGGAATGTTTATCGCATTTCTAATTTCGATGGCATTTATACTGGTCTTTTTTGCCATTTTAAAAAAAGAGTACACTGTTTTATTTTATCCTTTATACATTTTTACTGTTTTAATAGAATTTCTAGCCGGTAAAGGAATTGGAGTGCAATATTTCTGGTCAGGAAGTGAGTTTGCTATCAATAATATTAGAAGTCTTAGTCAGACAATTGGAGTAGCTTGTATTGGTTTTTTTTATATGAAGTTTTACAAATTAAACAAATCTCAAGTAATTCCTAAACTACTTTTTAAAATAGGAGCCTACATTGCGTTAACACTTTTACTATTCTATATCTATAAATTTTTCTTTGGCGGATTAATTGTTTTATACCTCTATGTTTGGACAATCTTAAAAGTAATTGCTTTTATTTGGGTACTAAACCACCTCTATTTAACCATTACAAAACAACTACCAATTTATTTAGTTATCGCTTTTATACTGCCAATTTTAGCAATAATATGTG from Polaribacter sejongensis carries:
- a CDS encoding SusC/RagA family TonB-linked outer membrane protein → MKHKFLSKFLILMSLFLGTAAFSQQVLTGKIIDETGALLPEASVHIVNGNKWTTSDFDGNFKIEFKDATSIIRVEFLGYQSQDIVIGNRNNITITMLPEVNALSEVIVTALGIKREQKKVGYATQRVDASTIKEVVAPNAAGLITGKVAGLTVSNPTGLFQSPSFTLRGKSPLIVVDGIPVSTDFYDISPDDIVDITVLKGTSASALYGYRGGNGAIQITTSKGQKSDGLEITVSHNTMVSAGFTVFPETQTEYGNGSNGQYEFWDGQDGGISDGDMIWGPKFEPGVKIAQWNSPIKDNISGDVTPWWGDVSGTKYDDKSRYSRVPIDWEYHNNLKDFLRTGVINTTSFSVVNSSKNGSYRLSGNYKSHTGRVPNTNLKTGGLTFNSTTKLSEKLTLDSKLAYNKVFSPNYPRHGYGPKNHMYTILIWMGDDVNGQELNEHRYIPGQEGYRQANFNYAWYNNVYFAANELNQRYDSNVLNGQLKLNYQISDDFSVQAMGSAVMKDRFENRESPKSYLNYGDPRDGDYKTWNTNSVDVDYNVLATYNKEITDKFSLGVNAGASSEYHKYQQEYNATDGIIVPELYSLNNTKGNVIASTDFSERSVNSLYGMLELDFDNKLFLTFTGRTDKHSTLPTDNNSLFYPSVSLSTIVSEWIELPESINYLKAFGSWAQVKRSLSAYQINSYYDNAGTFDGSPELSYSGSLVNPDIEGSLTTNVELGLSAGFLKNRIGLDFAYYNAIDENSIIDLPISLGSGFSSRKENAHQFTTNGFEVSVRATPIKNADFRWDVLANWSKKVQRLTRLDEGAEQYNSLRLNDRTDAYYATVWEKSADGELILDANTGMPTKNPYEQNIGNKNPDFRFGLENTFKYKGFSLKVGIDGVWGGLMRSLTVEKMWWGGKHPNSTEFRDAEYANGIGTVYVPTGVNVTSGSVQRDLNGTVTSDTRTYATHSSPVSWQAWSQNYPYRAQVTEEESETFANVFDRSFLKLRTVALSYDLTNVLKVKGIKQINASINGYNLFILKKADIIDPDYGNDDNLQDPSTRYLGLGLTFKF
- the rny gene encoding ribonuclease Y, with the protein product MDGMILPIIVGVLIGIAGGFLIAKAMEKAKGKKILSGTRKEAATILKEAKIDADSVKKEKILQAKEKFIELKAEHEKVILTREKKISDVEKRIRDRESQVASEVDKNKRLNKSLEHKEGEFNKKLDFLENKESELEKMHKRHVDMLEQISGLSAEDAKKELITSLKDEAKTEAMAFVQTSIEEAKLTAEQEARKVVLGTIQRVGVEQAVENCVSVFNLESDDVKGRIIGREGRNIRALEAATGVEIIVDDTPEAIILSCFDPVRREIARLSMHKLVTDGRIHPARIEEVVKKTENQITQEIIEVGKRTVIELGIHGLHPELIKTVGRMKYRSSYGQNLLQHSREVANLCGIMASEMGLNAKVAKRAGLLHDIGKVPDTESELPHALLGMEWAEKYGEKPDVCNAIGAHHDEIEMKTLIAPIVQVCDAISGARPGARRQVLDSYIQRLKDLENIAFGFPGVQKAYAIQAGRELRVMVESGKVNDTKAAELSFSISQKIQNDMTYPGQVKVTVIRETRAVNVAK
- a CDS encoding cell division protein ZapA, which encodes MGKLKINIVIAGRTYPLSVNNTKEEEGMRKAATAINKLISMYEENYAVSDKQDVLAMCALQFASKAEITSLEKDSTDREVVDKIKELTNLVDSHLK
- a CDS encoding M23 family metallopeptidase → MRQTLLLFTFLCTFFSYSQEKYPKDYFRNPLGIPTILSGTFGELRSNHFHSGVDIKTQGREGLKIYAAAEGYISRIKVAQYGFGKAIYITHPNGFTTVYAHISKYADKIQEYVKAIQYKKENYETGNLFLKQDQFPIKKGEIIAFSGDTGSSGGPHLHFEIRDTSTENIINPLFFGLKPIDTNPPTFLALKVYPLDQNARINNKNRSTVISLKSIEKGKYKVDKIAASGHIGFSVNVFDQLDKASNKNGIFSLEMLVNGKRFYHHDVETFSFAESKFINLHIDYPHYKKYKKKYQKTYKEEANKLSTYKGLIDNGILNIENGLNYNIEIIAKDYKGNTSTLKIPVSGVKNNTIFTQPKDTTAYKIVAKNFQKFKEENVTVAFPKNTFYEDVYLDFKVDKGVAKIHTPSIPLDKSFTLTFNVSKYSEAEKKQLYIANVENSKYPYYLSTRKKDSTFYTTTKTLGKYALVSDTHKPKASVLYFKNNDWISKRETIKVKISDVGSGIKNFRATLDGEWILMEYNHKKRILTYNFSDKKLVGSKHIFKIVVSDNVGNTNTLSTTFFKKQVN
- a CDS encoding TonB-dependent receptor → MKKILLFLYFLPVFAFAQKTTILKGTVNDKNKQPIEQVSIKYNNVGTTTDKNGNYSIRIPFKEEITLVFSHLSYRTFTKKYIGNSRNGVRYSVVLSSKTEELKEIIIKDNVRNAQGIKKIDVAVVKNVIGPNAGVENVLMTLPGVSNNNELSTQYNVRGGNFDENLVYVNGIEIYRPFLIRSGQQEGLSFINSNMVQNINFSAGGFQAKYGDKLSSVLDITYKKPTETATTIDASLLGAGVTFEGRFLNNKLSTITGVRYRDNSLFVNSKQIETNFRPQFTDVQTYLSYEFSEKFTLNFLGNFSLNDYNYQPISRRTRFGTVADPLELIVFYSGQEEDKYLTVFGAFSADYKVNDNFTLTTTVSRYNTQEEEHFDIAAAYNLGEVDANIGSENFGEVDFSQGIGSQLNHARNDLDAVITNIQIKGTIKKDDIQWNFGAKYQKEDIRDRIREWEMIDSLGFSIRPPYHTSNNQPYEPFEGEITPYQNIRKDNNVAINRLSAFVQFNQRSFWSEHEVFYNLGIRTQSWSVTGNGIESKNQTIISPRGQFAIKPNWDKDMLFRVSGGWYSQPPSYRELRDFNGDINVDVKAQKSIHLVTGMDYSFDMWDRPFKLTTELYYKDLSDVNAYSIDNVRIRYRADNVTKAYATGLDVRLNGEFVPGSESWVSLGYLKTEENIDNQGYIPRPSDQRIKFGILFQDYVPNLPNLKAYLNLVYNTGVPGGSPSYADVYDYQSRLRDYKRADLGVSYIFVDANKQYETGWLSKFKELSAGLELFNMFDIQNSITNTWVRDVYSKTQFGIPNYMTGRVLNLKVGMKF
- a CDS encoding helix-turn-helix domain-containing protein encodes the protein MEVKKLYDYNELKIIGNKYQIKDKEIPINLIEDFLSFYNLSLHDLSTLSKFSENLQEEKRFKKLNKSKFNSLTNKELQIFKLVVHGNTTNKIATQLFIEPTTVSTHRKNIKQKLELESIFDLYQYAKAFHVFAY
- a CDS encoding ATP-binding protein; this encodes MKIKLTLLLLLLTLNSFSQEESSSIYHSISFFKQPSKDAASITEIIKNYELGNFKKEEQPKIYKHLGENTLWNHFSLLPATSTKTAYKYFTIANPYLPYGKIYLKKGNQIDTLYKVSNNKEFPHKNIFYRHPVWKIPVDNNIKTDVFLEVKNKDTRTRMSFFLETENQFLKRVETEYFYFGMFIAFLISMAFILVFFAILKKEYTVLFYPLYIFTVLIEFLAGKGIGVQYFWSGSEFAINNIRSLSQTIGVACIGFFYMKFYKLNKSQVIPKLLFKIGAYIALTLLLFYIYKFFFGGLIVLYLYVWTILKVIAFIWVLNHLYLTITKQLPIYLVIAFILPILAIICGQIINPSVHNSLYIKFSGSTIYYITLVLEILLFTRFIFGTVIETQFKYFKLKKVSNELKYNFQNKTLAFQHTERNNLVNNVHDTFGGYLEALKLRLLQKDEKTPEKVEEILDAFYKDYRYLLNSLYAPKVNADNFIDSLIEFCTKIDNLTKHKISYNFDLKNIELSQDKCVHLYRIISELTTNAIKYSKASEIKITLNQHKNQLITLKVTDNGIGFDEKIITKKGFGLESVKNRVKQINGTLQINTNKKGSNFEINIPITND